DNA sequence from the Gopherus evgoodei ecotype Sinaloan lineage chromosome 3, rGopEvg1_v1.p, whole genome shotgun sequence genome:
gagtctatgagtcccaaCAAGCAAAAATAGTTCTTCTGCTCTTTGGAGCTTCTCTTCAGCTCatcccctggccctgctcccagccccttcctGGTCTACCTTTGAAAGTATTTATGGCTGGGACAGAGCACGCAGCCTGGTTCCCCAGCGTATTATTCTCAGACCCTTTCTGTGCTCTGTATCCTTCCCCACTCCAGTTAGAGCCCTATCTGCAACTCCACTCTCAGATGACTTCTTATGCTTTATGGGGAAGCATCCTCTCCCGTATACCTTCACGCCACTTCACACTTACCCTGCTCTGTATCCTTAGAAAACACAAACCTCAACCGAGCTTTTCTAGTGTGACTCTACCTTCCTGATACACCCACTAAACCCCTCATAGTACATTCCGTCACCTCAAAGTCTCTAAATTCTTCACAAAGAATCTGCCTTTCCTGGAAACACTCCCTACATTCCCACAGCAAGTGGGCAGCTGTTGCTTTAACCTTACACGCATTCCACAACCCACTGTGGTGTCTAGTCAACAGCTAAGAAATGATTCTTCACAACACAGTGGCCAGTTAGCAAGTCTATATAGGAGTCCTTCACTCCTCCTGTCAGAGCTTTAGAGTTGCATGTTACCCTCTATTTTGGGGGGCATACTTCATagaattttcttcctcttccctccttaGTCCGTAATTCTTGCCGTTTCTCTTTTAACTCTTTCCTTGCTAAACTTTGAAATTCCTGCTTATCCAGAGGAATCAGTTTGTTTGGCAATTTTGAGTAGTCGAGGGGAAAAATAATTGATTTAGGGTCAGACCAAAAAGGGAAATATTGAAATTTCTGGCAAGtcaaagacaagaaaaaaaaatcatttctggtCAAATGAAATTTTTTGTTATAGCAATAgcaaatcattttgttttgattttggacATTTGTAGTTTATTAAATTTAAATTCaagttcattttaaaacaaaaatcaaaaagcttcattttcaaatatttagaCGAAACATTctgatgtttttgtttgtttttgctgcaatgaacaatccccccccccccaagtaaaCAAATTCCAGCAATTTGGCAAAAGTCAACAGAAATGTCTCGTGAATTTTTGTATTGCTGAATCTTGCcttttggtgggggagggagaagggggggaaaaggaAAGTTCCAGCCAAAATTTCTAGCCATTTCCACACGATTACATGCCGGTAGTTTATATAAAGAGCACCATCTACTGGTAAAAAAAGGTATGTAACCCAGTCCATAGATTTGGAGGACCAATAAAGTTGGACTCCAGTTTACACAGCTCTAAAGAGGTGGTGAAAATTCTGATTCCCGCTGGAGTTCTACCATTCAAACATTTGCTCCAGAACAGCATTGTAATCAACATGGGACTGGGAGATCAGGGAAATGAGACAAAAAGGGCCTCCAACAGGCCCGGGTCTTAGGGAAAGAGGGTGTAGAGTCGAGTCCCAGGCTGACCTAGGTCGCAGGGGCTAATGGGAAATCTCCAGCAGTTCCAGGCAACAGAAATAATCCATCAGTGTTTAATGCTAGAGCTGAAAACTCTCAGACAGAGGTCTCTCTGCCCTTGCTTTCCCCAAGAGGAAACCTACAGCTGCCTCACTCCCTTCAAAGCCAGGGGACAGCTCCTTCAAAAGGCAACAAGGAAGAGCATCCCAGGATGCAATGCAGGCACCGACACCTACTTTCTGCCTAGGGTATTGGTATCTCCTAGCAGCTCCCTTGActcacagggggagggatagctcattgAGGGGAgcatttggcctgctaaacccagggttataaattcaatccttgagggggccatttagggatggggggggggaaatgtgtctggggattggtcctgcttggagcaggggattggactagatgacctcccgaggtcccttccaaccctgatattcttcaATTCCTGGGTAGGGGATGAATAACCTGACAGCATAAAGGGCTGCAGAGGGGGTGTAAAGTTGCTCCCAGTTACCCCACCACCTGAACAGGTTTCCTGCTGGAGGAGGTTAAAAGGATTTGCAGCAAATGTTGCCTGTGCAGAATTTTTCACTGCAAAGACTAGTGCAGCATTCACACATtggcagggagccctggggcagAGGCCATATGGCATAATAgtgccctggcagggggctggactggatgactcTAGCAGTTGTCCTTCTCTAACTTCACTGATATAGAAATTATTAGAACAATTTTCACAGAAGGAATTTGAATCAGCATCATTCCATCAAAATCAGAgtgatgccagtttacaccagccaagCATCTAGCCTGTTGTTTCAGGGGAAGTTAGAGGTGGCCAAAATAGGGCTTGGGATGGAAGGTCCATCCTCAGTAGACAAGTTCAGTCCAGGACTTTAATTTAAGCAAGTCATTGTAAGACAGTGAGATTCCTCATTCCTTTATATATGAGGCAAACTCATGAGCCAGGAAGGACCCCTACACGTTGTGTCAAATCCATCTTACAATTATTTGAGATTCATGGCTGATCTTCCAGAGATCAAGGAAGATTGTCAATTTAAGTATTTTTGTCCCACAATGGGGCAGGTTTCTTTGGCACTCTGGCTCTTTTCTTTTCACTTGAGCAGAAAGGTGTTTGGAACAGAAACCCTGCAGGCTCAGAAATCATTTCTCCACATAAGATGTGTTGTGACAATAAGGGATTGGTTAACTACGAGGGAAAAATTGATAGGTAGCTTGATTGGTCCGAGCACTGTGAAAAACACGTTGCTGAAGGTgtacgtaaaaaaaaaaaaaaagcggcaacagatccacttaaaaaaaaaacaacaccatgTAATGATTCATAATGACCCATGCAACTAAAAACAGGAGTACCAGTGACCCACCTGTCATCTTTTAGCATCCTGCTAACAAGCTTAAAAGCACCTGTGAGAAGCAGAGTTTAGCCACAACCGGTTTGTACAAGGAAAACAAGATTCTGATTTTAGGAGAACATTGGTTCTTGTGCAAGGTAAGCCTTTTCCCTCTTCTCAGTATCCAGTTTCAGCACTTTGAAGAAGTAAAGTCAGGGTGATGTATCTGATGGTAGGGAAAAGATTAAAAATTCTAAATTATTCATGAAACTAGGGAGTTTTTAACTATATAGCAAATAATTATTTGGATTTTGACTAACCTTCTCAGGAAATGGTCTGATTTACTTCAGTGATGTGTTATTGTCCTAGAAGTGACCAGCTAAAGGAAGATATGGGGATAATAAGCAATTTCAAATGTTTGGGACTGGAAGTATGGGTCCAAGGGGTGCTGCTacaccccctggcttgacgtggattccatcatatatagggttTATAATTTGGTTCATTGACTCTCAGCAACCCCCCCAcccataaaaattgttccagcaccccagtTTCAAATCTTTGAACCATTATTATTTAGATCTtctaaagggtgtgtgtgtgtgtgtattatatatgtaaaaaaaatacaCTAAAGATTGAGGTGCTCAGCTGGCTGCTATGGTAATGGGGACCATATAGACAGGAGTGCAGGGTAAGATTTATTACCTTAAAAACAAGTCTTTGAAATATACAGCTGTTTTCTTGTAATCATGTACGTTTGATTAACCATTATATATGCCTATAGGTAATCAGGTCCTAGGATCTAATTTTCCACCCATCAAAATGCTGGAAATGCATTGTTAAATTACTTGTGTTGTTATTCATCCAGCTAAGGCTGGATGTAGTCTGTTGGCAAATTGTAACCTTGGGTGTTATTGTCTTGTACAGAAAGCCAAATGAAAAGCATACAGTGGATCTACCTATATGGACTAGTAATCGTGGTGTTGATCCCAGCCAGCTGGCAGATTGTCCTCAACGATTTGTCCAATGAGTCTAGGTAAGGTACATTTGAGACTGACAAGTACACTGTGGGTTGGTGGTACTGGGCTGAAGCAGGTGGAGAGATCACAAATGCGACCCATCAGATACAGCTTAATAATGTCAATTACTCTGTTTTATTTGGCTTTGCTGCCAGGCGATGGTAGAGCATATTTCGATGTGCAGCAGATGAAAACGTGAATAAGATGATGAGGTATATTAGGAAAGGAACAGAGAATATGGACCATATTATTAGGCGCTGCAGTATCATCTAGGAGCCCTAGTGATCATAGGATGGGAAAGGACCTTgcaaagtcatctagtccagtcccctgcactcatggcatggggttaagtattatctagatcattttTGACAGGTGTTGGTctcatctgctcttaaaaatctccagttacagatattccacaacctctgtAGGCAAATTTATTCCGGTGTtcaactatcctgacagttaggacatTTTTCCTAACGTCtgaacctaaacctcccttgctgcaatttaagcccgttgcttcttgttctagactcagaggttaaggaaaactctctctctctctccccctcctccttgtaacaatctttaatgtacctgaaaactgttctcatgtcctccCACACTCacctccagactaaacaaacccatttgtttcaatcttccctcatagattatattttctagacctttaatcattttggttgctcttctctggactttctccagtttgtccacctcttttcTGAAATAtgtcacccagaactggacacaatactccagctgaggcctaatcagagcggaagaattacttttcgtgtcttgcttacaacactcctgtcctgctaatacatcccagaacgatgtttgcttttttcacaaTCGTCTTACcctgactcatttagcttgtgatcttctatgacccccagattctcttctgcaatactccttcctaagtagttatttcccattttgtatgtgcacagctgattgttccttccaaagtggagcactttacatttgtccttgttgaattccatcctatttacttcagaccatttcaaaattgtaatcctatcctccaaaaggACTTGCAACCCCTCCACAGCTTGATATTGTCCTGATGAACCAGGGCCACGTTGTGCTAGCGCTGTATAGATTTGGTCCTGTAAGACACTGAGCATGCAGTGCCGGGTCCTGTTGTAGATTATGTGGGTAACTTTAAGAGGCAGTGGGacctagtgggtagagcactggacAGGGATTTAGGAGAGCTGGGTtgctcctagctctgccactggggtaccttgggcaaatcacttcacttccccgtgtctcagtttccccatctgtaaaatgtggatatgatgctgccccccccctttataaagcactttgagatctacagtaGACACATGCTAAAGAAAAgcaatgtattattattaatggTATATAGTGTAGCTCTGCATAAGCAATGCATGTTTTGGTATTATGGCAGCACCTACAGGCTCaggccaagatcagggccttgttacactagaccaggggtcggcaatctttcagaagtgctgtgccaagtcttcatttattcactctaatttaaggtttcgcttgccagtaatacattttaacatttttagaaggtctctttctctaagtctataatatataactaaactattgttgtatgtaaaataaataaggtttttaaagtgtttaagaagcttaattcaaaattaaattaaaatgcagagctccccggaccagtgggcaggatctgggcagtgtgagtgccgctgaaaatcagcttgtgtgccaccttcagcacgtgtgccataggttgcctacccctgcgctAGATACTGTCCAGAAAGGGATTGCCTGGGCCCTGGAGAATTtgggcctagtctacactgggggagagggaggtgcgCAAATCGATCTAAgatctcgtagctgaagttgatgcatcttagatcgacttattTCGTGTCCTcgcggcgcgggatcgacggccgccgctcccccatcaactctgcttccaCTTCTCATcctagtggagttccggagttatCGGGGGAGCGCGTTCGAGGATCGATGTAgacacgatacatcgatccccaatgGATTGATCTGGcaggtggtgtagacatacctttagtctaaacacacacacaggacaaaAAGGATGGGACTTACCTACAGTTACATTGtcatagcaagtcagtggcaaggGAGGGAACAGAATTCATGCCTGCCGACACAACgtgctatccacagggccctgtaTCCATCccactgcagcaccctccttcaCGTTTCCCATCCCTCTCTCTCAAACAGATGGCAATCTTTTGAATCGAAAAGCGCTCGGAGTTTTACTTCCAACATCAAGCGGCATTCTGAAGGCACCTTCACCAGCGATTTTACCAGATATTTGGACAAGATGAAGGCCAAGGATTTTGTGCACTGGCTTATCAACACGAAACGTTACAGGTAAACAAGTGGAATGTGGCTGAACTAGTAGAACAGAGACATGGTTCTAGGCAGACTCCTGAGAACTTAGCAACTTAAGGATCGGAAGAAGGCGGCCTATGACTACTAGAAAGACTTCGGTCGAGGCCATTTCATAGTGGAAAATTGTGGGTTttgacaaaatgaattttttcatgcAAGTATTGGCTCtctgtgggaaattctgatcTTTTGTCAAAAAGCCAAAACACCCAACTACTGAAATAGTTTggccaaaaaacaaaatattttggcccAAACCAGAAAAATGGGTCAGTTGGTGGCCGAAAGTTGTTCAGGATTCAAAATTTCCACCCAACAAAATctgaaaattttctgtggaaatgtTTAgacaggggcaggggggaaaccTACATGCTTGTTTGTCAACCTTTTCTGTGGAAATTTTCTAGTGGGATGGGGAGTGGGTCAGATTCCCACAGAGAGGAGTCAAGGCTGGATTCTTTAGGACAAACTCTGGGGTATGTactctgcagctggaagcatgCCTCCTACGCCAGGCAGAGAAGACTAGTTCTGTTCAAACTACTGCACTAAAAATAGGAATGGGGACATTGCAGCAAGGGCTGTGGCATGAACTAGCCACCCAACTACAAGCCCACCTGACCCCCTGGGTGTATTTTGGGTGGCTATCCCACGCCATAATCTCCACACCAGCTCAAGCAGAGGTAGCATGACCATCTACCCAGGCTGAAAGGCCTGCATCAAGCTGCAGTGTAGATCTGGCATGGAGACAGGGCCTCTGAGGGTACCAGAATCCCTCTCTGATCACCCAAATGGCAACAGCCCAGGCCAAGCCAACCCAAAGTGGTCTGGGCAGCTCTGGGAGGCAGGCACATGGTCACAGGTGTCTTGGGCAAAAGAATGAGAACAGAAGTCAATGAGGGGCGGTTTTTAAGGGGGGCGGGGTGGGAGAGTTTCCAAGAGATCAGGCAGAAGATGAGgcataaatgaaaaaataatgtcTTTTGCTCTTTAATGATGCAGTATACCAAGGAATGAGGGTTGAATGGTTTTTTTTGCACAGCTAGTACATTCACAGATGGGTTTTCCTTATTTTCTACAGTTCTACAAAGAGGTTCATAAAAGGAGACCACGACACCATCTCCTTCCCTTCTGACCACTCACTATTTAGGTAATTCAGATACACTTTGAATTTCCAAACGTCTACTTTTCACAAACTGCTCCTATAGCTAGGTTGTCCTGATGTCTGGATCTGACAACATGAGCTAAAGAACCAGTACATGAGCTCCAGATCAGTAGCAAAGGGACGGGGCAGAGAACATTGTGTAatcaaagtcaaaatgtttcatgcgACCGTATCAATTCCAAAGATATTTTCCCCAGAAATTGACATGATTCAAAATTGCAATGGCCTATTTTGTTGGGACTGTCCTGGTTTGTTGCTCTCTGATTAATTTTAATATTGTAGCTAATAACAGAGTTCTACATTATCAAAGCAAAAATGTTTCAATGAGGGGTTTCGGTGTTTCCAAACTGAAATTATTTGGCATTTCTGTTCTGCAGAAAAAATATGACATTTCAATTTTTCCATCCCAATTTGGGACCAAACAAGTGTCAGAAATGCCATTTGTGAGCAGCTCCCGTACCAAGCAATTCTATTCAAATCAGCAGCAGATACTGAACTAGggaacatgagaacataagaatggccatactgggtcagatcaaatgtccatctagcccagtatctgtctaccgacagtggccaccaccctctgacaaacagaggctagggacaccattccttacccatcctggctaatagccattaacggacttaacctccatgaatttgtccagttctcttttaaatgctgttatagtcctagtcttcacaacctcctcaggcaaggagttccacaagttgactgcgctgtgtgaagaagaacttccttttatttgttttaaacctgctgcctattaatcttatttggtgacccctagttcttgtattatgggaataagtaaataacttttccttatccactttctccacatcactcatgattttatatacctctatcatattccccctcagtctcctcttttccaagctgaggagtcctagcctctttaatctctcctcatatgggaccctctccaaacccctaatcattttagttgcccttttctgaaccttttctagtgctagtatatcttttttgagaccaGGAgtccacatctgcacgcagtattcgagatgtgggcgtaccatggatttatataagggcaaatatactcagtcttattctctaccccctttttaatgattcctaacatcctgtttgcttttttgaccgcctctgacACTGCGTGGCCatgttcagagaactatccatcatgactccaagatctttttcctgactcgttgtagctaaattagccccccatcatattgtatgtatagctggggttattttttcccaacatgcattactttacatttatccacacgaaatttcatttgccattttgttgcccaatcacttagttttgtgagatctttttgaagttcttcacagtctgctttggtcttgactatcttgagcagtttagtatcatctgcaaactttgccaccttgcAGAGCAGAAAGCATGGGCTCCTACCCTCTGAGCTAGAAGACCCACTGCCTAGCAGCCCCATAGACCTATGTATGTGGTCTAACCAGTAGAGCTGGACATGGTGTTAATGTTGGACAGTCAATCTACCAAGCCAAAATCATTCATGGAACTAATTCAGTGCTAGACTGTGGTAAGGGTGTAGACAGACTGCCCAGAGCAGAGCCGGACTTAGTATTACTTTAGTCTGTGGTgtctcctggctggctggctgggtggggaAAGTCATATATGGCACAGAGCATTTTCCCCTCTGTGTTGGCCAACGTGTTTGATGAGGCAGAGTCAAAgctccactgctccctgccctggccAAGCCGATTGCTGCCCACTGGCAAAGGAAGGGTAGTAGAAGGCTGACAACACTGCTCTATGGGTAGCAACACCAACAGGCTGCACAGGAGAAAAAGAGGGAGCTTTATGCACCATTACTCCCCTGTGCTGATGCATGTGGAGGGGCAGCATCTccatgaataaagacaaaaaccaaaacagttgTGAGTTGATTGTGAACAGTTTGCAAACAGAAAGAGAAGGTGACTTGTCTTTCTATCCCAGTGAATAGACTGGTAGCAAACAGTACATGTTAACCAGACCCTACCTAAAGCATTGACCCAGCAACTACTGATTTAGGAGGAAATCTATACCTATTTTAATCCCAACAGTACAGCCATCCATTGCAATTCCAGGAATCGCTGAATAGCAGCGGCTAACATGACTGGCAATATAGACCTGTTTCACTGCCCTATATTCCTGAGCTCCCATGatgttctgtgtgtttgtttcttaGGTCCGATTAGCCACCAGACCAAGAAATCAGCCTTGTGGAAGGATATTCCCACAGCTGTCTAGTGGATCTAGTCACCTCTGACAACGATCAAAGGATTCCTCAATGAATTATACTATGTGTTCATTGCTCCCCAGCTATTGTCATGACAAGGTAGAGTGAAATATCCAACCTCTGTGACTAATGAGGTCAGCACGCCCTGTTAAAAAATGGATTCGTTTCGACCCTTTACGCCGCTGTTTTAGTGTTGtctgtgggctgcttctctggcaccAGCATTTTTGTATGTTCTCATAAATGACAATAAAGCTGTGGTAAATGAAGCTTTTTGTTTTCCCCAAGACAAGATCTGCCATATTTTAGAGAAAGTCATCCTGATCATTTTCCAATTCGCACCATTAGTGAA
Encoded proteins:
- the LOC115649463 gene encoding exendin-3-like isoform X1, with amino-acid sequence MKSIQWIYLYGLVIVVLIPASWQIVLNDLSNESRWQSFESKSARSFTSNIKRHSEGTFTSDFTRYLDKMKAKDFVHWLINTKRYSSTKRFIKGDHDTISFPSDHSLFRSD
- the LOC115649463 gene encoding exendin-3-like isoform X2, whose translation is MKSIQWIYLYGLVIVVLIPASWQIVLNDLSNESRWQSFESKSARSFTSNIKRHSEGTFTSDFTRYLDKMKAKDFVHWLINTKRYRSD